One Methanobrevibacter millerae genomic region harbors:
- the asd gene encoding aspartate-semialdehyde dehydrogenase, which translates to MVNVGVLGATGMVGQRFIQLLDNHPDFEITALAASARSAGKRYEDATTWYLNDAMPESVKDIIVCETNPEDMDNDVDIVFSSLPTEFAAKVEKDFAKDYVVASNASAHRMKKNIPLVIPEVNPEYLDMIDAQQKENKWDGFIVTNPNCSTIALTLTLKPIADNFNINSIRVSTMQAVSGAGYNGVPSMAIVDNLVPYIGSEEEKMETETLHLLGSFDGEKVTDANFKLSASCHRVPVIDGHTEAVFIELDDDFDIDDVKDKMANFKALPQELNLFSAPENPVIVKEEMDRPQPRMDRNAGNGMSVSVGRLRKDQAFDNSLKYVLVGHNTIRGAAGASVLNAELINERIL; encoded by the coding sequence ATGGTAAATGTAGGTGTACTCGGCGCAACAGGAATGGTAGGCCAAAGATTCATCCAATTATTGGATAATCATCCTGATTTCGAAATTACGGCGCTTGCGGCTTCCGCACGTTCCGCAGGTAAAAGATATGAGGATGCTACCACTTGGTATCTCAATGATGCCATGCCTGAATCCGTAAAAGATATAATTGTTTGTGAAACGAATCCTGAAGATATGGATAATGATGTAGATATTGTGTTTTCATCACTTCCAACTGAATTTGCAGCCAAAGTCGAAAAGGACTTTGCAAAAGATTACGTTGTTGCAAGTAATGCCAGTGCTCATAGGATGAAAAAGAACATTCCTTTAGTTATCCCTGAAGTCAATCCTGAGTATTTAGACATGATTGACGCTCAGCAGAAGGAAAATAAATGGGATGGATTCATTGTAACCAATCCTAACTGTTCAACAATCGCATTGACCTTGACATTGAAACCTATTGCCGATAATTTCAATATTAATTCAATCAGGGTATCAACCATGCAGGCTGTATCCGGCGCAGGATATAACGGTGTTCCTTCAATGGCCATTGTTGATAATCTTGTACCATACATCGGCAGCGAAGAGGAAAAGATGGAAACCGAGACATTGCACTTATTGGGCTCTTTTGATGGCGAAAAAGTCACCGATGCAAATTTCAAATTAAGCGCTTCATGTCATAGGGTTCCCGTTATTGATGGTCATACCGAGGCAGTATTTATTGAGTTGGACGATGACTTTGACATTGATGATGTTAAAGATAAAATGGCAAATTTCAAAGCATTGCCTCAAGAATTAAATTTATTCTCAGCTCCCGAAAATCCGGTTATTGTCAAAGAGGAAATGGACAGGCCTCAGCCAAGAATGGACAGAAATGCAGGCAATGGTATGTCCGTTAGCGTTGGTAGATTAAGAAAAGACCAAGCTTTTGATAATAGCTTAAAATATGTTCTTGTAGGACATAACACTATTCGTGGTGCTGCTGGAGCATCAGTATTAAACGCAGAGTTAATTAATGAGAGAATCCTCTAA
- a CDS encoding shikimate kinase, protein MIKKVRCPGSATIINAIATGCGSAFGIGLNIKCEAKSIDSGVKCYNDVGASTDLMDLCVDKVFERYDIDKNDFGLEIKTQSTLPMASGLSSSSASSNAVVAVSSKIICEEFDLTPLTDMEIINLAIDASIEAGVTITGSFDDATASYFGGVVVTNNKAREFIIKEKMDDYKILVYMPNFHAKSGDSDVNRMKLMAPLVKTAFGFAKDKDYFKALNLNGLIYASALGFDPAIAIDALQAGAVASGLSGTGSSFVAVCDEGSCDNIKDAWSNLEGRVIETDVDNDGCMFY, encoded by the coding sequence ATGATAAAGAAAGTTAGATGTCCCGGTTCAGCAACGATAATTAATGCAATAGCAACAGGCTGCGGATCCGCATTTGGAATAGGTCTTAACATTAAATGCGAGGCAAAATCAATCGATTCCGGAGTGAAATGCTATAATGATGTAGGAGCAAGCACTGATTTAATGGATTTATGTGTTGATAAGGTTTTTGAAAGGTATGATATTGATAAAAACGATTTCGGTCTTGAAATCAAAACGCAATCAACCCTGCCGATGGCTTCAGGCCTTTCAAGCAGCAGCGCCTCTTCAAACGCCGTTGTTGCCGTATCATCCAAAATAATATGTGAAGAGTTTGACCTGACTCCATTAACGGATATGGAAATCATCAATCTGGCTATTGATGCCTCAATCGAAGCGGGAGTTACCATAACCGGTTCATTTGATGATGCAACCGCATCCTACTTCGGAGGCGTTGTAGTAACCAACAATAAAGCCAGGGAATTCATCATTAAAGAGAAAATGGATGACTATAAGATACTTGTTTACATGCCCAATTTCCATGCAAAATCCGGAGACAGCGACGTTAACCGCATGAAGCTGATGGCTCCTCTTGTAAAAACAGCATTCGGATTTGCTAAAGATAAGGATTACTTCAAGGCTCTTAACTTAAATGGCCTGATATACGCATCAGCCCTGGGCTTTGACCCGGCCATTGCAATCGATGCTCTTCAGGCGGGTGCCGTTGCCTCAGGCCTTTCAGGAACGGGATCATCATTTGTGGCAGTTTGCGATGAAGGCTCCTGTGACAATATTAAAGACGCATGGAGTAATCTGGAAGGACGGGTCATCGAAACTGATGTGGATAATGACGGATGCATGTTTTATTAA
- the cbiD gene encoding cobalt-precorrin-5B (C(1))-methyltransferase CbiD: MTDDNFIGVTTGTVATACSLAAIDAILDSSDIVCVNVETPKKKLDILIDDCRKLSDSSACAVAHKNPYNDPDVTVNLAIVAHVELIDFEGEKVIITGGEGVGIITKPGLQIEVGDYAINPVPRKMIRKNLEDKVPEGKSAKVTISIPKGCEIAKKTMNPKLGIVGGISVLGTTGIARSMSSEAYKNSIVTQIDVAIATKVDNLVFVPGNIGEKLALKRLDITKEQIIQTGNYVGFMFEEAKKRGIDRFTFFGHIGKLIKVAGGIFNTKHAVADGRREIMITHAGICGAEREILERLYDSATTDDMLDILSEINLQKEVANSIATAIKQRCAQRFELELDVILVDMEGNYLNDNMEGFV, translated from the coding sequence ATGACTGATGATAATTTTATTGGCGTTACAACGGGTACCGTAGCCACTGCGTGTTCTCTTGCAGCCATAGATGCCATTTTGGATTCATCAGATATTGTTTGCGTTAATGTTGAAACTCCCAAAAAGAAACTGGATATTCTCATTGACGACTGCCGCAAGCTGTCCGATTCGTCCGCATGTGCAGTAGCCCACAAGAATCCATATAACGATCCTGACGTTACTGTTAATCTGGCAATCGTTGCCCATGTGGAGCTGATTGACTTTGAAGGCGAAAAGGTTATCATTACAGGTGGCGAAGGAGTCGGCATAATCACAAAGCCCGGCCTTCAGATTGAGGTCGGCGATTACGCGATAAATCCCGTTCCGCGAAAAATGATAAGAAAGAACCTTGAAGATAAGGTTCCTGAAGGCAAAAGCGCAAAAGTTACCATTTCCATTCCAAAAGGCTGTGAAATCGCTAAAAAGACAATGAATCCAAAGCTTGGAATTGTCGGAGGCATTTCCGTTCTGGGAACAACAGGAATCGCAAGATCAATGTCCAGCGAAGCCTATAAGAATTCCATAGTTACTCAAATCGATGTGGCCATTGCAACAAAGGTTGATAATCTGGTATTCGTTCCGGGAAATATCGGTGAAAAATTGGCTTTAAAAAGACTGGACATTACAAAAGAACAGATTATCCAAACCGGAAACTATGTCGGATTCATGTTTGAGGAAGCCAAAAAGAGAGGAATCGACAGATTTACCTTCTTTGGACATATCGGGAAATTGATTAAGGTCGCCGGAGGAATATTCAATACAAAGCATGCCGTAGCAGACGGAAGGCGTGAGATAATGATTACCCATGCGGGAATCTGCGGTGCCGAAAGGGAAATTCTTGAAAGGCTGTACGATTCGGCCACAACCGATGACATGCTCGATATTCTAAGCGAAATAAACCTTCAGAAGGAAGTTGCAAACAGCATCGCAACAGCAATAAAGCAGCGTTGCGCCCAGCGCTTTGAATTGGAGCTTGACGTTATTCTCGTTGACATGGAAGGAAATTATTTGAATGACAATATGGAGGGCTTTGTATGA
- a CDS encoding chorismate mutase, which yields MTGENEINSFENKEEAEILLEEARNRIDEIDNELFNLIYQRTHIAKDIALAKEYLGMPVFDKTREEAVHAKIEKLSEENGIDAVIIDQIVDMLTILSKNEQNEILRRNNNG from the coding sequence TTGACTGGCGAAAATGAGATTAATTCTTTTGAAAACAAAGAGGAAGCCGAAATTCTTTTAGAAGAAGCTAGAAATCGCATTGATGAAATTGATAATGAATTATTTAATTTAATTTACCAGAGAACTCACATTGCAAAGGATATCGCACTTGCCAAGGAGTACTTGGGAATGCCCGTATTTGATAAGACAAGGGAAGAGGCGGTTCATGCAAAAATCGAGAAGTTGTCTGAGGAAAACGGTATTGATGCAGTAATAATTGATCAAATCGTTGATATGCTGACTATATTAAGTAAAAATGAGCAGAATGAAATATTGAGGAGGAATAATAATGGGTAA
- a CDS encoding glycosyltransferase family 4 protein, producing the protein MKIAMLGQFPPHFGGVGVHIHTLSKELVKQGHEVYVITYPHKDLADIDGIHVIGTTGINIPGIRGLMFKRNAEKALENLLKEVDIDIIHGHYLFPAGAAAVDVGSKHKIKTYVTAHGSDMFEMYKKQSFMRPFIKKVLKKADVVFAVSNALKDEILATGVSGIEAKTRLYWNSVDIDKFSMDNKNTLESNGKPIVLFVGNIIKRKNVNLILEAKKLSKTDYEVVVVGDGPLKNELESKVEKESIPDVRFLGSRNDVENIIPGCDVLVLPSFSESFGLVLIEALACGKPVIGSNVGGIKEIINDDVGLLINPNDASTLSDAIDKIIGNDEFRKKLASNARNRACDFSEVEIPYDEMK; encoded by the coding sequence ATGAAAATAGCTATGCTCGGTCAGTTTCCGCCCCATTTCGGAGGCGTAGGCGTTCATATTCACACGTTATCAAAGGAACTCGTAAAGCAGGGTCATGAAGTTTACGTAATAACATATCCCCACAAGGATTTGGCCGATATTGACGGTATTCACGTTATAGGCACTACAGGAATTAACATTCCCGGAATCAGGGGTCTGATGTTTAAGAGAAATGCCGAAAAGGCACTGGAAAATCTTTTAAAGGAAGTTGACATTGACATCATTCACGGACATTACCTATTCCCTGCTGGAGCTGCCGCCGTTGATGTGGGCTCAAAGCATAAAATTAAGACATATGTCACCGCACACGGTTCAGACATGTTTGAAATGTATAAAAAGCAGTCATTCATGAGGCCGTTTATTAAAAAGGTACTTAAAAAGGCCGATGTGGTCTTTGCAGTAAGCAATGCCTTAAAGGATGAGATTCTGGCAACGGGAGTCAGTGGAATCGAGGCCAAAACAAGACTCTACTGGAATTCCGTTGACATTGATAAATTTTCCATGGACAATAAAAATACTTTAGAAAGTAATGGAAAGCCGATAGTCCTTTTTGTTGGAAATATCATTAAGCGTAAAAACGTTAATTTAATTCTTGAAGCTAAAAAACTGTCAAAAACCGATTATGAAGTTGTTGTTGTCGGTGACGGCCCTTTGAAAAACGAGCTTGAAAGCAAGGTCGAAAAGGAAAGCATTCCTGATGTCAGATTTTTGGGCTCACGAAATGACGTTGAAAATATAATTCCCGGCTGTGACGTTCTGGTTTTACCTTCATTTTCCGAAAGCTTCGGACTGGTATTAATTGAAGCGTTGGCATGTGGAAAGCCGGTTATCGGAAGCAACGTCGGCGGAATAAAAGAAATAATTAATGACGACGTCGGTTTATTGATAAATCCTAATGACGCATCAACATTGTCCGATGCCATTGATAAGATAATTGGAAATGACGAGTTCAGAAAAAAATTAGCTTCAAACGCCCGAAACAGGGCCTGTGATTTTAGTGAAGTTGAAATCCCTTACGATGAGATGAAATAA
- a CDS encoding 30S ribosomal protein S17e, with translation MGNIRTSFVKRLARELVDTHKGVFTTDFEENKKLVSEYSTVSTKHLRNKIAGYVTRLVKIEQTQE, from the coding sequence ATGGGTAATATTAGAACTTCATTTGTTAAACGTTTAGCAAGGGAACTTGTAGATACTCACAAAGGTGTTTTCACCACTGATTTTGAAGAAAACAAAAAATTAGTATCTGAATACTCAACCGTAAGTACTAAACATTTAAGAAATAAAATAGCTGGATATGTTACAAGGCTTGTTAAGATTGAACAAACTCAAGAATAA
- a CDS encoding DEAD/DEAH box helicase, whose product MIKMENLPEDIKKIINSAYPYIKEFNPAQKAVIESGYLEDKSNYIICIPTASGKTVLGVLPALKTILNNGKAVYAAPLLSIQNEKVQEFKAFEEHGISVGKHPSSSDLSVMVFESFDALTRFQWDVLRDVDTLIIDEFHMIGEYTRGPTLEAAITRAKIINPGMRIIALSATLRNIEEIEGWLEGKCVEHDYRPVPLNKEVLDAEMFNTKNKNDVIVKIVEKAMQDESQALTFVSTRRFTESLATYVAKKINKKLTKEQKIRFKEVANKLLEVPKNKGSLPTTTCTKLAEAAEKGVAFHHAGLFNEQKEIIEDEFRKGNILMISATPSLMYGVNLPSKAVAIRDTTRWTSNGPQPIPVFDYEQMSGRAGRPQYDDVGYSYLVAKTSDEAINLQDYYIHGEIEITNSKLVDNKDAVYKQIIAQIASTLSKDLDELTDFFEKTLYGYQMSNNPSMSLFAADSLRWELENALQFLLQNGIIRATPEGLKTTEFGNLIAKSNYAVETAVKIKEYISTMDSFNIPEFIYALAETPDLPLITFKGRKNKDPVRDKMSESGLFAVDIGNPEATTVSLIEWINERNEFEIENKYGVYSASTRRSAYEASRLVRFAKSTSEILGSYSDLKDYDILSARLYYGVKEDIIPLVVGVKRLGRKRARNVVEIFGTDLKSVSEKELQKIDGIGETLSKKIKQFSENY is encoded by the coding sequence TTGATTAAAATGGAAAATTTACCTGAAGATATTAAAAAAATAATAAACAGTGCGTACCCATACATTAAGGAGTTCAATCCCGCACAAAAGGCAGTTATTGAATCAGGATATCTGGAGGATAAATCAAATTACATCATCTGCATTCCAACGGCAAGTGGAAAAACCGTTTTAGGAGTTTTGCCGGCACTTAAAACCATTTTAAATAATGGAAAGGCCGTTTATGCAGCACCTCTCTTATCAATTCAAAATGAAAAGGTGCAGGAGTTCAAGGCCTTTGAGGAACATGGAATCTCAGTTGGAAAGCATCCGTCAAGCTCAGATTTGTCAGTTATGGTTTTCGAATCCTTCGATGCCCTTACCAGATTTCAATGGGACGTTCTTCGTGACGTCGATACGTTGATTATCGATGAGTTTCACATGATCGGCGAATACACGAGAGGTCCTACATTAGAGGCAGCCATCACAAGGGCGAAGATTATCAATCCTGGCATGAGAATAATAGCTTTATCGGCCACTTTAAGAAACATTGAAGAGATTGAAGGATGGCTTGAAGGAAAGTGCGTCGAGCATGACTACAGGCCTGTTCCTTTAAACAAGGAAGTCCTTGATGCGGAGATGTTCAACACGAAAAACAAGAATGACGTTATCGTTAAAATCGTTGAAAAGGCAATGCAGGACGAATCACAGGCATTAACCTTTGTATCAACAAGGCGCTTTACAGAAAGCCTGGCCACTTACGTTGCCAAAAAAATCAACAAGAAGCTCACCAAGGAACAGAAGATTCGCTTTAAAGAAGTAGCCAATAAATTGCTTGAGGTTCCCAAAAACAAGGGGTCTCTACCGACCACAACCTGTACCAAACTGGCCGAAGCTGCCGAAAAGGGAGTTGCCTTTCACCATGCAGGACTTTTCAATGAACAGAAGGAAATCATTGAAGACGAGTTCAGAAAAGGCAACATATTAATGATCAGCGCAACGCCAAGTTTAATGTATGGAGTCAATTTGCCGTCAAAAGCAGTTGCAATTAGAGATACCACACGCTGGACAAGCAACGGACCGCAGCCAATTCCTGTCTTTGACTATGAGCAGATGTCAGGCCGTGCTGGAAGGCCACAATACGATGACGTGGGTTACTCATATCTCGTTGCAAAGACCTCGGATGAAGCCATTAACTTGCAGGATTACTATATTCACGGTGAAATCGAGATTACCAATTCAAAACTGGTTGACAACAAGGATGCAGTCTACAAACAGATTATTGCACAAATCGCATCAACCTTATCAAAGGATCTGGATGAGCTGACCGATTTCTTTGAAAAGACACTTTACGGATATCAGATGAGCAACAATCCGTCAATGTCTCTCTTTGCTGCGGACAGCCTTAGATGGGAGCTTGAAAATGCCTTGCAGTTCCTGCTTCAAAACGGAATAATAAGGGCAACGCCTGAAGGCCTCAAGACAACGGAATTCGGTAATCTGATAGCCAAATCAAACTATGCCGTTGAAACGGCGGTCAAGATAAAGGAATACATCTCAACAATGGATTCCTTCAACATTCCGGAGTTCATCTATGCCCTTGCCGAAACTCCTGATTTGCCTTTAATCACGTTTAAGGGAAGGAAAAACAAGGATCCTGTCCGTGACAAGATGTCTGAATCAGGCCTTTTTGCGGTCGATATAGGAAATCCCGAAGCCACAACGGTGTCACTGATTGAATGGATTAATGAGAGAAACGAGTTTGAAATCGAAAACAAGTACGGAGTCTATTCAGCCTCAACAAGAAGGTCAGCCTATGAAGCTTCAAGGCTTGTAAGGTTTGCAAAAAGCACTTCAGAGATTCTGGGAAGCTATTCAGACCTTAAGGATTATGATATCCTGTCCGCAAGACTCTATTACGGCGTAAAGGAAGATATCATTCCTCTTGTAGTGGGAGTTAAACGCCTCGGAAGAAAACGGGCCAGAAACGTTGTGGAAATATTTGGAACCGATTTGAAATCAGTTTCCGAAAAAGAGTTGCAAAAAATCGATGGTATCGGTGAAACGTTATCCAAAAAAATAAAGCAGTTTTCAGAAAATTATTAG
- the dapA gene encoding 4-hydroxy-tetrahydrodipicolinate synthase produces MNFEGTYVAMVTPFTEDLKIDEEGFRSNINYLIDNGVSGLVGAGTTGESATMDHDEHRRVIEILVDEVDGRVQTVAGTGSNATSEALDLTQFACDAGADAALVITPYYNKPQQHALVKHFETISDNVDIPIIAYNVPSRTGINIDVDTVVELAKLDNVEAIKEASGSVDKVSDIYRALSLEGLEDEFNILSGEDSLTLPIMAVGGTGVISASANIDVKRMVLMVDSILNDDYERALELHYEMLDFIRACFVESNPVPVKTGMNLMGLPSGPLRQPLAPLKEESLEILKKALKDSNFI; encoded by the coding sequence ATGAATTTTGAAGGAACTTATGTTGCAATGGTAACTCCTTTTACCGAAGATTTGAAAATAGACGAAGAAGGTTTCAGGTCAAATATTAACTATTTGATTGACAACGGCGTATCCGGTTTGGTCGGTGCCGGAACAACCGGTGAGTCAGCTACAATGGATCATGATGAACACAGAAGAGTAATCGAGATTCTGGTTGACGAAGTTGACGGCAGGGTTCAGACTGTTGCCGGAACTGGTAGCAACGCAACATCCGAAGCTTTGGACTTGACCCAGTTTGCCTGTGATGCAGGTGCAGACGCTGCATTGGTTATCACTCCGTATTACAACAAACCGCAACAGCATGCGCTTGTAAAACATTTCGAAACCATTTCCGATAATGTTGACATACCGATTATAGCATATAACGTCCCATCCCGTACCGGAATAAACATTGACGTTGATACCGTTGTCGAACTGGCTAAACTCGATAATGTCGAAGCTATTAAGGAAGCAAGCGGAAGCGTCGATAAGGTGTCAGACATCTACAGGGCACTCTCACTTGAAGGCCTTGAAGACGAATTCAACATTTTATCCGGTGAAGACTCCCTGACTTTGCCTATCATGGCTGTGGGCGGAACCGGTGTAATCAGCGCATCAGCAAACATTGATGTTAAAAGGATGGTTTTAATGGTTGACAGCATCCTCAACGACGACTATGAACGTGCTCTTGAGCTTCACTATGAAATGCTAGATTTCATCAGAGCATGTTTCGTTGAAAGTAATCCTGTTCCTGTAAAAACCGGAATGAACTTAATGGGACTTCCGTCAGGACCTTTAAGACAGCCATTAGCTCCACTGAAAGAAGAAAGTTTAGAAATTCTCAAAAAAGCTTTAAAAGATTCAAATTTTATCTAA
- a CDS encoding thioredoxin family protein — MAIKIEVFKTDSCPHCPAAVSAAENAKAKFGDQIDVEIVNANDPANIDRAREYRIMAVPTVVIDGEVVFIGAPSDDELIEKLESLL; from the coding sequence ATGGCAATTAAAATCGAAGTATTCAAAACTGATTCATGTCCTCATTGTCCTGCTGCAGTAAGTGCTGCTGAAAATGCAAAAGCTAAATTTGGCGATCAAATTGACGTTGAAATCGTTAACGCAAATGATCCAGCCAATATTGACAGAGCCAGGGAATATAGAATAATGGCTGTACCTACCGTTGTCATTGACGGTGAAGTTGTCTTTATTGGTGCGCCTAGCGACGATGAACTGATTGAAAAACTAGAATCTTTATTATAG
- a CDS encoding DUF2098 domain-containing protein, with amino-acid sequence MAFDARDKEISVDDYVRYVDTGTVGKVVDTKIEDEIGWVLLDKTGLWYKSNLVEILDEKDINVKDIPTGRDFDVEEYKEKAAKLENMEMDSSVAEGGG; translated from the coding sequence ATGGCATTTGATGCTCGTGATAAAGAAATCTCAGTCGATGATTACGTTCGATATGTCGATACTGGAACTGTTGGAAAAGTAGTCGACACTAAAATTGAAGACGAAATCGGCTGGGTTTTACTGGATAAGACTGGTTTATGGTATAAATCCAATTTAGTCGAAATCCTTGATGAAAAAGATATCAACGTTAAAGACATACCAACAGGTCGTGACTTTGATGTTGAGGAATACAAAGAAAAGGCTGCAAAATTAGAAAACATGGAAATGGATTCTAGTGTTGCAGAAGGTGGAGGATAA
- a CDS encoding aspartate kinase translates to MDLIVAKFGGTSVGDGARIKKAAQSVVNEYMKGNQIVVVVSAVNKTTDELIGLSTDAIGAGLTDKQKAEIMAMGELTSARLFSATIESLGVKSEFIDPYNKLWPIMTDSNPLEAKIDFKTTNEKAEGIRELLNQGIVPVICGFLGKGPSGEITTLGRGGSDITAFLIGHCLDVSEVIIVTDVEGVMSTDPNKIEEAELLPEITVEELRDLATHGAQVLHPHALTYKDPLISAKIINFEHGNLSAKGTRIVGPFEGDSLKSVTIYKNPISLIAIVGDGMLKRSGLLAKVTSCLADNNINIFGISAGQNSMTVFVEKTESNKAYHLLHHLVIEDEFFSSLSLGEDASMITIVSPNFADETPGIISNITEPLRKNKINIIEISSSQTAIVLYVDIKDGEKALDLLNEVLE, encoded by the coding sequence ATGGATTTAATAGTAGCAAAATTCGGTGGCACATCGGTAGGAGATGGGGCCAGAATTAAAAAGGCGGCGCAGTCCGTAGTAAATGAGTATATGAAAGGCAATCAAATCGTAGTAGTGGTTTCAGCAGTCAACAAGACTACTGATGAATTAATTGGACTATCTACTGACGCTATTGGAGCTGGTTTAACTGACAAGCAGAAGGCAGAAATCATGGCCATGGGTGAGTTAACTAGCGCAAGATTGTTCTCAGCAACTATTGAATCATTAGGAGTGAAATCTGAATTTATAGATCCTTATAACAAATTATGGCCGATAATGACTGATTCAAATCCTCTGGAAGCCAAAATAGACTTCAAGACCACCAATGAAAAGGCTGAAGGCATTAGAGAACTCCTGAATCAGGGCATCGTTCCTGTTATTTGTGGATTCTTAGGCAAAGGACCTAGCGGAGAAATCACCACCCTCGGAAGGGGAGGAAGTGATATCACGGCATTTTTAATTGGTCACTGCCTGGATGTTAGTGAAGTAATTATCGTTACAGATGTGGAAGGCGTAATGTCAACCGATCCCAACAAAATCGAAGAGGCAGAGCTTTTGCCTGAAATTACCGTTGAGGAATTGAGGGATTTGGCTACACACGGTGCTCAAGTTCTGCATCCTCACGCATTAACATACAAAGATCCATTAATATCAGCCAAGATTATTAATTTTGAACATGGGAATTTATCTGCAAAAGGTACTCGTATAGTAGGGCCTTTTGAAGGTGATTCTTTGAAATCTGTAACTATATATAAAAATCCTATTTCACTTATAGCAATTGTTGGAGATGGAATGCTTAAAAGATCTGGGCTTTTGGCTAAAGTGACTTCCTGTTTGGCAGACAACAACATCAATATATTTGGCATTTCTGCCGGTCAGAATTCAATGACAGTCTTCGTTGAAAAGACAGAATCCAATAAGGCATATCACTTATTACATCATTTAGTGATAGAAGACGAGTTCTTCAGCTCTTTATCTTTAGGTGAAGACGCTTCTATGATTACAATCGTCAGCCCTAACTTTGCTGATGAAACGCCGGGCATCATTTCAAACATTACGGAGCCGCTCAGAAAGAACAAAATCAATATAATTGAGATTTCATCTTCTCAAACGGCAATAGTATTATATGTGGATATAAAAGATGGTGAAAAAGCATTAGATTTACTTAACGAGGTTTTAGAATGA
- the dapB gene encoding 4-hydroxy-tetrahydrodipicolinate reductase: MIRVAVTGAAGRMGSGIIRKITAQDDMEVVAAIEMPNTPLAGKDAGLQAGIDELGVEITGSEKLEETLNAAKPDVLVDFTIAHAAVETIKTATSCGVNIVVGTTGFTEEQMASNVKNVADNNVGAVISSNMAIGVNVFFNTLKKLAPLLYDYDIEIIEAHHNQKKDAPSGTAVTAFEVIAAELGRDTEEVGVFGRKGLVGKRTPEEIGVHAIRGGDIVGDHTVMFIGDGERLEVKHQAHTREVFIAGVIRAIRYVPTAEKGVVSSMNDVLGLE, translated from the coding sequence ATGATTAGAGTTGCAGTAACCGGAGCTGCAGGAAGAATGGGCTCCGGAATTATCAGAAAAATTACAGCGCAAGATGATATGGAAGTAGTTGCTGCCATTGAAATGCCGAACACTCCATTGGCAGGAAAAGACGCCGGCCTTCAGGCAGGAATTGACGAGCTCGGCGTGGAAATCACAGGTTCAGAAAAACTCGAGGAAACCTTAAATGCCGCAAAACCGGATGTTCTGGTTGATTTCACTATTGCACATGCAGCAGTCGAAACAATCAAGACAGCCACTTCATGCGGCGTCAATATTGTAGTCGGAACTACAGGTTTCACTGAAGAGCAGATGGCGTCAAACGTTAAAAACGTTGCCGACAACAATGTCGGTGCGGTCATCTCATCAAATATGGCTATCGGAGTTAACGTGTTTTTCAACACTTTAAAGAAATTGGCTCCGTTATTATATGATTATGACATAGAAATTATTGAAGCTCACCACAATCAGAAAAAGGATGCTCCATCCGGAACCGCAGTGACCGCTTTTGAAGTCATTGCCGCAGAACTTGGCCGTGATACTGAAGAAGTCGGTGTATTCGGAAGAAAAGGACTTGTCGGAAAAAGAACTCCTGAAGAAATCGGTGTTCATGCAATCCGTGGTGGAGATATTGTCGGTGATCATACCGTAATGTTTATCGGTGACGGTGAAAGACTTGAAGTCAAACACCAGGCACATACAAGAGAAGTTTTCATAGCTGGTGTAATAAGGGCTATCAGATACGTTCCTACTGCAGAAAAAGGTGTTGTAAGCAGTATGAATGATGTTTTAGGTTTAGAATAG
- a CDS encoding PRC-barrel domain-containing protein, with the protein MRAKELFGMTVLDSKVREVGRIEDVDIDVEEGNVESLVVSLKKGILSNDYIEVDFSNIATIGDYVLLSTEIEKEAEEAEEVTVEVEEE; encoded by the coding sequence ATGCGTGCAAAAGAACTTTTTGGAATGACTGTTTTAGACAGCAAAGTAAGAGAAGTAGGTAGAATTGAAGATGTTGACATTGATGTTGAAGAAGGTAATGTAGAGTCACTCGTTGTTTCCTTGAAAAAAGGTATCTTATCCAACGATTACATCGAAGTTGACTTTTCAAACATTGCAACCATCGGTGATTACGTTCTCTTAAGCACTGAAATTGAAAAAGAAGCTGAAGAAGCTGAAGAAGTAACAGTTGAAGTAGAAGAAGAATAA